The Actinocatenispora sera genome has a window encoding:
- a CDS encoding alpha/beta hydrolase — protein sequence MPPGFITTMVLFVLLVALAWRPPRPRRSTPWSTVAMMTYLLNEQPFAALVVLTAAALPFLAGGTAGAPLWWLGLTLTAVPAAGMVALAVRTRTARPVLAAALDAAFGAPSRHRHTRMSWPRLLVPFVSYRPGVRWLRNLRYGAAPGRGQLLDVYLARRRPANAPVLVYLHGGGFAVGDKLLGGRPLLYRLASRGWVCVSANYRLRHVDYADRLGDVERVLAWVREHAAEYGADPSTVVLAGGSAGAHLAMMTALTGGRPSSGSGSAGTSVAAVIGLYGYYGRAGTLGSAAAAPAGWLRPDAPPALLVHGTLDTMVLVEDARAFAAELRRVSTRPVAYAELPGTQHNFDFFSSLRFHAVLDAVEDFLDRALPGRSPAEPA from the coding sequence ATGCCGCCCGGATTCATCACCACGATGGTGCTGTTCGTACTGCTGGTCGCGCTCGCGTGGCGGCCACCGCGGCCGCGCCGGTCCACCCCGTGGTCGACGGTCGCGATGATGACGTACCTGCTCAACGAGCAACCGTTCGCCGCGCTGGTCGTCCTGACCGCTGCCGCCCTGCCGTTCCTCGCCGGCGGTACCGCCGGGGCGCCGCTCTGGTGGCTCGGTCTCACCCTGACCGCGGTCCCGGCAGCCGGGATGGTGGCGCTCGCGGTCCGGACCCGTACCGCCCGGCCGGTGCTCGCCGCCGCGCTGGACGCCGCGTTCGGCGCCCCCAGCCGGCACCGGCACACCCGGATGTCGTGGCCGAGGCTGCTCGTCCCGTTCGTCTCCTACCGCCCGGGAGTGCGGTGGCTCCGCAACCTCCGGTACGGCGCCGCACCCGGCCGCGGCCAGCTGCTCGACGTGTACCTCGCCCGGCGGCGCCCGGCGAACGCCCCGGTACTGGTATACCTGCACGGCGGCGGCTTCGCGGTCGGCGACAAGCTGCTCGGCGGCCGGCCCCTGCTGTATCGGCTGGCGAGCCGCGGCTGGGTCTGCGTCAGCGCCAACTACCGGCTACGGCACGTCGACTACGCCGACCGGCTCGGCGATGTCGAGCGGGTCCTCGCCTGGGTCCGCGAGCACGCCGCCGAGTACGGCGCGGATCCGTCGACGGTCGTCCTGGCCGGCGGTTCGGCCGGCGCGCACCTGGCCATGATGACCGCGCTCACCGGTGGGCGGCCATCGTCCGGTTCCGGCTCGGCCGGTACCTCGGTCGCGGCCGTGATCGGCCTCTACGGGTACTACGGGAGGGCCGGCACCCTGGGCTCGGCCGCCGCGGCGCCGGCCGGGTGGCTGCGGCCGGACGCGCCGCCGGCCCTGCTGGTGCACGGCACCCTGGACACGATGGTGCTGGTCGAGGACGCGCGCGCCTTCGCCGCCGAGCTGCGCCGGGTCTCCACCCGGCCGGTCGCCTACGCCGAGCTGCCGGGCACCCAGCACAACTTCGACTTCTTCTCGTCGCTGCGGTTCCACG